A window of Bacteroidota bacterium genomic DNA:
AGTGATGGCAGAAATCGCTGTGCGATAGACGAGAGAGGAGCGGTCTTCGCTCAGGGCTACCGTTTCGCCCGTGCGAGCGTCAAGCAAGGCTAGCCCTTGGTTGGTTCCCACCCAAAGGAGGTCGGGCCATGCACTACCGAGCGCGAGAGCAGTAACGTGACGGGCAGGCAAGGCAGCCGATACTGAGTCGAAGCGATTCGCATCGGGCCGAAGCCGACTCAGGCCAGCGCTGCGCGTCCCGACCCAGAGCGTGCCGGAGGCATCGGAAAGCAGTGCCGTCACGGTATCCGACGCGAGGCCATGTGAGGCATGCGTGTACGGACTGAGTTGGCGCGTGTCCGGCGCATAGCGCCGCAGCCCCTGGCTTGCCGTAGCCACCCACACCCCGCCTAGTACTGCTGTATCTAGCACAACCTCGCGGGCTGTCATGGCACGAGGTTCTCCCTCTACGGAGAGGGAAAACGAGTGGAAGCGCGCCCCGTCAAAGCGGTTGAGGCCCTTCTGCGTGCCGACCCATAGGAAACCCCGTGCGTCACGAGCCGCGCTGTAGACGATGTAGTCGTCCAGCCCGGCATCAAGGGCAAAGTGCTCGAAGATGAGTGGCTCCCTAGGCTGTCCCTGGGTCGCCGAGGCTCCAAGCACCAGCAGGCCGACAGCAATGGCTGCTGCGGCCTGCACGCGCGCGAGGTAAATGCGATTTGCCCCCTTCAAGCGGTGTGTGGCTTGTCTGACCTTGGGTCGAATTAGTCAGTATCGAAGCCGCCCTCAGGATAGCAGGTCATCATTGGTTTGACTATGCCCTGAGCGGAGACAGTACCCTGAGGCGACGAAGCTTTGGAAGGAATGGTCCCGACATTCAACGTATAAACGCATTCGTCTCCTGTCGCTTTGCTGTCGTACGATAGGTGTGTCCAATTCGACCCTTTGCCCTTGTTTGGGACTATGCAAAGCTTCCTTGGAAGCTTGAAGTCTGATATGCCGAGATTGTCTTTCGCATAGGTTTCAATCAGGGCTTTTAGGGCATCTGATGTGGTCGCTTCTAGAAAAGCCTTTCTTTTATTACCTACATTATATACGACAATATGGTCTACAGATGTAAGAAGAGTGTCGATAGGAATAGCGCCATCGGGAACACGAGATGATGTCGTTAGGTCAAGCCTATCGCTGAGTTTGGATAAACCGGGTCCTCTTAGCTTATGGGAGAGCCCTTCTGGAACAAAAAGGGTGTCTTTTGAGACAAAAGACTCGCCCCTTGCAAATGGCTTCCCGTGTCCTGACTCTTTGTAGGTGCAAATTTTTAGGCTCCATTCTTTATCCCACTTGTGCCTCTTTTTAGGTTTCTTCCTGTCAAGCTCCTCAGTGGCGCGAACAATTAGCTTTATGAGAACATCAGAGTCCTTGTACAGGGCGTTCTTTACCTTGTTGGCGACATCGGCAATCTCGGCTTTGTTCTTGAGAGCTTGTCCTTTGCCTGAAGGCTTTGTTATGTATTGAATAAACTTATTGTGAGGCTTGGTACGTAATGCTACAGAACCTGGAGGGCAAGGAACACCTTTGCCAAAGAGTGCGGCCATATCGCCGAAGTAGAACCATTCATAATCCCAGGATTGTGCCATCGTGTTGCCTCATGAGGTTGGGTGAGTAGGACGAGGCACCGATGTGCCCCGCTAACTACCTGGCAACATAGGAGTGAGGCCCCATACGCCGTCTCACGTAATCACACCATTTTTCAGCGCGTAACGCAGCGGTCCTGCGCTCACTCGTACCGCAGCGCCTTGATTGGGTCGGCGGCGGCGGTGCGGTAGGCCTGCGTCGCGACGGTGACGAGCGCGAGCGTGAGCGCGGCGGCTCCGGCCCCCAGAAAGACCAGCGGGCCCAACTCGATGCGGTAGGCGAACTCGGCGAGCCAGCGCTGCATGAGCCACCACGCGACGGGGGCAGCAACGGCGAACGCGACGGCGACGAGTACCACGAAGTCGCGGCTGAGGAGCGCCACTAGGCCGGGCACGCTCGCGCCGAGCACCTTGCGTACGCCGATCTCCTTCGTCCGCTGCGCCGATGCATAGGCCGACAGCCCGAGCAGTCCCAGGCATGCCACGAAGATGGCCAGCCCCGCAAACACGGCGAAGAGTGTCCCGAGCCGGGCCTCGTCGGCGTAGTGCCGCCCGAAGTCGTCGTCGAGGAAGACGTAGTCGAACTCATAGCCGGGGGCGAACGCGGCCCAGGTGTCGGCGAGGTGGTCCATCGCCCCAGTGACATCGCCCGGAGCGAGGCGGAAGGCAATGGCCTGGTACCAGTCCGGCGACAGGTTGATCACGACCGGCTCGATGGCGTGGTGCAGCGAGGCGTAGTGGAAGTCCTCCACAACGCCCACGACGGTGCCCGGCTCGCGGTCCCAGGCGCGGAACATCGTCCCGACGGGCGATTCGCCCGCGTCTAGGTCATAGCCCATGACGCGCGCCGCGGCCTCGTTGAGGATGTAGGCGTCCGTCTCGTCCGAGGCAATGTCTGCGGAGAAGTCGCGGCCGTCGGTGAGTGTGAGGCCGAACGTCTCCAGGTAGGTCGGGTCGCCGAAGATGGTCGACATCGCGTCGCCGACGAGTTCGTCCGGGGTCGAGCCCTGCCAGCGGTAGCCGCGCGAGGTGCCTACGCGCCCCGGCAGCCCTCCGGCGCGCGTCATCGTCTGCACCCGTTGGTCGGCGAGGATGGCCTGCTCGAACGCCTCGTATTGCGTCCACACGGTCTGGGCGCCCGACGCGAAGACGACCTGTTCCTGGTCGAACCCGAGCGACTGGTTCTGGAGGTAGTCGAGCTGCATCCACACCGTCCCCGTCGCGACGAGGAGGAACACCGTCACGGCGAACTGGGCCACGATGAGCGACTTGCGCAGCGCCGTCGCCGAGCGCCCCCGGGCGACTTCGCCCTTGAGCACGCGCGCCGGGCGGAACGCCGAGAGGTAGAACGCGGGGTAGCTGCCCGCGAGGATGCCCGTCAGGAGCCCGATGCCCACGAGGAGCGCCACGATGTTCGGCGAAAACGTGAGGTCGATGTCGCCGCCGACGAGGTTGGCGAAGTGCGGGCGCGCGATGCTCGCGAGCACCAGCGCGAGCGCGAGCGCGAGCGCGCTCTGCACGATGGACTCGCCGAGGAACTGGCCGATGAGCTGCCCGCGTCCGGCCCCAATCGACTTGCGCACGCCGACTTCCTTGGCGCGCTTCGTGGCGCGCGCCG
This region includes:
- a CDS encoding ABC transporter permease, coding for MIKNYVLVAVRSLSRQGGTTALNVGGLAIGLAACFLLVLFVQHELSFDQQHPLADQTYRVTYGVTEQESWLGDDPETRSANIAAGVKTLLMDAMPADIADYIRLDFRSPYLTVDGQSRSVNGFATADAAILTTFDLPLIHGDPATALDDPQSVLLTETAAASWFGDENPVGRTIRYDDQADLTVTGVLRDLPTNQHLRFDYLVPITFVLFRPDMMDDLTNWNYQSYVVLAEGVTEADAEARMQVVFDEQFTYDGEEDSGYLADLEPVTSIHFETKTYGRAPVRDQRYVWAFSIIAGLILLIACINFMNLATARATKRAKEVGVRKSIGAGRGQLIGQFLGESIVQSALALALALVLASIARPHFANLVGGDIDLTFSPNIVALLVGIGLLTGILAGSYPAFYLSAFRPARVLKGEVARGRSATALRKSLIVAQFAVTVFLLVATGTVWMQLDYLQNQSLGFDQEQVVFASGAQTVWTQYEAFEQAILADQRVQTMTRAGGLPGRVGTSRGYRWQGSTPDELVGDAMSTIFGDPTYLETFGLTLTDGRDFSADIASDETDAYILNEAAARVMGYDLDAGESPVGTMFRAWDREPGTVVGVVEDFHYASLHHAIEPVVINLSPDWYQAIAFRLAPGDVTGAMDHLADTWAAFAPGYEFDYVFLDDDFGRHYADEARLGTLFAVFAGLAIFVACLGLLGLSAYASAQRTKEIGVRKVLGASVPGLVALLSRDFVVLVAVAFAVAAPVAWWLMQRWLAEFAYRIELGPLVFLGAGAAALTLALVTVATQAYRTAAADPIKALRYE